Within the Paenibacillus sp. AN1007 genome, the region CGGATATTACCCTGCCCCTGCTGATCCTGACTGTTATGGCTGTTATTCTGCTGGCTGTCGGCTCGGTAATTCTGCGACCTGATCAGCCAGGTATGGATGCATAGTGCGGGGGACATTGAGCATGAGCGGGGTTATACTCCCTTGTTATTGAGTACAATGTAGATATGGAATGGAACGCAAAAACACGTCTCCCCGGATGAATACCGTAGTGACGTGCTTTTTGCTGTTTACGCAGCGTAGAAGAATAGATGTATGCTGCGACACAATATAGACTGCTTCGCAGAAGTTGTTTTGTGATCATTCATTAAGGCTGCAGCTGGCGAAGCACCGTAATTTCAACCCGGCGGTTCTTCTGTCTTCCAGCCGTGGTTGTATTGTCTCCGGTTGGCCTGGTATCCGCATAACCAGCGTATTGGAAGTGGTCTGGATCAAGTTTCTCTTGATCCAGGAAGAAACGCAGTACCGATAAAGCCCGTTCACCGGACAGTTCCCAGTTATCCTTGTACGTGGAATTGGCTCCGATCGGAATGTTATCCGTGTGCCCCTCGATACTGACTACCATCTGAAGATTGCGAAACAAACTGGCGAGCTTGCTGAGCGTAGGTGCAGCATCTTTTTTCAGGGCGGCCTGTCCTTGGTCAAATAAAAAACGGTCACTGAGCGTAATGGAGATACCCTGCGGTTTGTCCGCTACAAAAATCTGATTATCCAGTTTATTATCCTCGATATATTGGGTAATCACATTGAACAGATTTTGCAGTTCCTGCTCCTGTGTCCTGAATTGTTCTTCCCGCTCCGTGAGAGGGCGGGTGTTTTCATCCGGGGGCTCCGTTCCCGGACCTGTTGAAGAGTCCTGCTTGTCTTCCGATCCGCCCTGCACCTGCGATGAAGGGGTTTGGGTAATCGTCTGGCCCGGCGTGTCACCGAGCCCTTCTCCCAGTTCAAGAATGGAGTCGGATTGATTGAATGTGTTCTGAAGCGATTGGGTCACAACGTCGTATTTACCGGCATCCAGATTGCTCATGGCGTACATGATGACAAAAAAGATCAGCAGCAGCGTAATGAGATCGGCATAAGTAATCATCCAGCGATCCCGGTGGTCAGCAGTCTCGCGTTTGGCACGCTTTTTACTGCGCCGACTCATCCAATCCCTCCTTTGCTTGAGGAGCCTGTACAGCCGAACGATGGGTGAGTGTGAAGGACTCCAGCCGTTTGCGGACAAGCTGCGGATTCTCACCGTTCTGGATGGCAAGTACCCCTTCAAGCATCATCTCCATGACCTGAATTTCGTCAGCCCCTCTGGATTTGATCTTGGAAGCAATGGGTAAAAAGATCAGATTGGCACTGGCGACCCCGTATAGGGTGGCGGTAAAAGCAACGGCGATGGCTGGCCCGAGCCCTGTTGGATCAGTCAAGCTTCCCAGCACTTGAATAAGTCCCATTACGGTTCCGATGATGCCCATCGTTGGGGCATAACCGCCAGCAGATTCGAATATTTTGGCATAACCTTCATGCTTTTGTTCTACAGAATCGATCTCCATCTCAAGTATCTGCCGAACGACATCGGGGTCCGTACCATCGACAACCATCTGGATACCATCTTGTAAAAATGGATTGGGATGATCCACCACTTTGCGCTCAAGCGCAAGCACACCGGATCTGCGAGCGATGGATGACATCTCGATCAGCTCCTCTACCCACTGCTTGGGATCTTGGTGATGACGTCCAAACGCCATGCGTAAAGCAGCAGGAATCGTGCGCAGACGGTAGGTAGGGAAGCTGGCTGCCACGGCAGCGATCGTACCGCCAAACACGATTAGAGCAGCCGTTTTCTGAAGCAGGCCGGATAACTGTCCGCCTTCCCACAGGAAACCGCTGATAACTGCGGCAATTCCGGCTATTATACCGATAAGTGTCGCAATATCCATAAATTAACCCACTCCTATCTTGATTTCACGTTTGCATCACTAAAACGAACAAGGTATAATTGAACGGGAACAAATATTCCTATTACTATAAGTTTTCCCAACTGGAAATTCGGGGAACTTCGACAATATATAGTGACTATTATTTTAGACGATAGGGTGAGATACGGCAATGAGCGATATTATCATGAGCGACAAAACGTTCGAAATCGAGTCAGAGTTTTCTCCCCAGGGCGATCAGCCTGCAGCCATTCAGGAATTGGTGAAGGGTGTTCAGGAAGGGAAGAGATACCAGACGCTTTTGGGTGCAACGGGTACCGGTAAGACGTTTACCATTGCACAGACGATTGCCAAGCTGCAGCGCCCCACGCTGATTATTGCGCACAATAAAACATTGGCTGCGCAGCTGGCAAGTGAATTCAAAGAATTTTTTCCAAATAACATGGTTGAGTATTTTGTCAGCTACTATGACTACTATCAGCCGGAAGCATATATTCCTTCATCCGATACGTATATCGAGAAGGATTCGAGCATCAACGAAGAGATCGATAAGCTGCGGCACGCAGCGACCAGTTCGCTGTTTGAACGCCGCGATGTCATTATTGTAGCGAGTGTGTCGTGTATCTACGGTTTGGGTTCGCCGCATGACTATTCCAGCATGCTGTTGTCACTTCGGGTAGGGATGGAGAAACCCCGCAATCAGATTTTGTCCCGTCTCGTAGAGATCCAGTACCAGCGAAATGATATTAACTTTGTACGCGGCACGTTCCGTGTCCGTGGTGATGTGATCGAGATTTTCCCGGCTTCCAAGGGTGAACATGCGATTCGAGTGGAGTTGTTCGGGGACGAGATTGAGAAGATCACCGAGATTGACGTTCTGACCGGAGAGCTGATCGGTGAGCGCGAACATATTGCTATTTTCCCGGCTTCTCACTTCGTGACCCAGGAAGAAACGATGCGCGTTGCACTGGTGAATATCGAACGTGAACTGGAAGAGCGCCTTGAAGTGCTGCGTGAACAGGGCAAGCTTCTGGAGGCACAGCGTCTGGAACAGCGTACGCGGTATGATATCGAGATGATGAAGGAAGTTGGGTTCTGCTCGGGGATCGAGAACTATTCCGGACCGCTGACCTTCCGTGAACGCGGGGATACCCCATACACACTGATGGATTACTTCCCGGATGACATGCTGATCGTGGTGGATGAGTCCCACGTGACCCTGCCGCAGATTCGC harbors:
- the uvrB gene encoding excinuclease ABC subunit UvrB gives rise to the protein MSDIIMSDKTFEIESEFSPQGDQPAAIQELVKGVQEGKRYQTLLGATGTGKTFTIAQTIAKLQRPTLIIAHNKTLAAQLASEFKEFFPNNMVEYFVSYYDYYQPEAYIPSSDTYIEKDSSINEEIDKLRHAATSSLFERRDVIIVASVSCIYGLGSPHDYSSMLLSLRVGMEKPRNQILSRLVEIQYQRNDINFVRGTFRVRGDVIEIFPASKGEHAIRVELFGDEIEKITEIDVLTGELIGEREHIAIFPASHFVTQEETMRVALVNIERELEERLEVLREQGKLLEAQRLEQRTRYDIEMMKEVGFCSGIENYSGPLTFRERGDTPYTLMDYFPDDMLIVVDESHVTLPQIRAMYNGDQARKTVLVDHGFRLPSALDNRPLKFEEFEEKMKQIIYVSATPGPYEIEHTDTMVQQIIRPTGLLDPVIELRPTKGQIDDLIAEINDRIAKDERVLITTLTKKMSEDLTDYLKEVGIKVRYLHSEIKTLERMSILRDLRLGTFHVLIGINLLREGLDLPEVSLVAILDADKEGFLRSERSLIQTIGRAARNSEGKVILYGDKVTDSMDKAMKETERRRSIQMEYNEKHGITPQTIRKKVRDVIEATKVAESKNEYLTGAAEKMSKKERQSLIQRLEAEMKDAAKNLQFERAAELRDALLELRAE
- a CDS encoding flagellar motor protein MotB; amino-acid sequence: MSRRSKKRAKRETADHRDRWMITYADLITLLLIFFVIMYAMSNLDAGKYDVVTQSLQNTFNQSDSILELGEGLGDTPGQTITQTPSSQVQGGSEDKQDSSTGPGTEPPDENTRPLTEREEQFRTQEQELQNLFNVITQYIEDNKLDNQIFVADKPQGISITLSDRFLFDQGQAALKKDAAPTLSKLASLFRNLQMVVSIEGHTDNIPIGANSTYKDNWELSGERALSVLRFFLDQEKLDPDHFQYAGYADTRPTGDNTTTAGRQKNRRVEITVLRQLQP
- a CDS encoding flagellar motor protein produces the protein MDIATLIGIIAGIAAVISGFLWEGGQLSGLLQKTAALIVFGGTIAAVAASFPTYRLRTIPAALRMAFGRHHQDPKQWVEELIEMSSIARRSGVLALERKVVDHPNPFLQDGIQMVVDGTDPDVVRQILEMEIDSVEQKHEGYAKIFESAGGYAPTMGIIGTVMGLIQVLGSLTDPTGLGPAIAVAFTATLYGVASANLIFLPIASKIKSRGADEIQVMEMMLEGVLAIQNGENPQLVRKRLESFTLTHRSAVQAPQAKEGLDESAQ